The following proteins come from a genomic window of Vibrio vulnificus NBRC 15645 = ATCC 27562:
- a CDS encoding nitrous oxide-stimulated promoter family protein encodes MLLIRIGSTMTSNMLMGALATEFKTVSAMIKIYCKDHHQSEGLCDECHALMEYAEVRLDRCPYAENKPTCNKCPIHCYKKAQKEQMRLVMRYAGPRMLLVHPILALRHLLHEKKAVPEKPAPESSNRHKRLASKSSPQSGS; translated from the coding sequence ATGTTATTGATAAGAATTGGAAGTACGATGACTTCAAACATGCTGATGGGCGCACTGGCGACAGAATTTAAAACAGTCTCTGCGATGATCAAGATTTATTGCAAAGATCATCACCAAAGCGAAGGGCTGTGCGATGAATGCCACGCGTTGATGGAGTACGCTGAGGTGCGCTTGGATAGATGCCCCTATGCTGAAAATAAGCCAACCTGCAATAAGTGTCCCATTCACTGTTATAAGAAAGCGCAAAAAGAACAGATGCGTTTGGTGATGCGTTACGCAGGCCCACGTATGTTACTCGTTCACCCCATACTGGCCCTGAGGCACTTACTGCATGAAAAAAAGGCGGTGCCAGAGAAGCCGGCACCGGAGAGTTCAAATCGACATAAACGGTTGGCTAGCAAGTCGTCACCACAGTCAGGTTCTTGA
- a CDS encoding MATE family efflux transporter, translating to MNALHSETNNPKTLPEGLLKTITKLGFPVAIQSALVAILALADVLMVSDFGKEATAAVGIASKWHFIAIMIMAGLASANGTLVAQYWGKDDARSAKAVSLIALNFGLKVLIPVTLLITLGSQFIMMLQTNDQTVIGLGSVYLWYAFPVLLLTHIVIVIESSMRSSGDTVTPLIIGSLTIVVNIALNYWLIKGGFGVPAMGVAGAALATSISRAIQVFLMLTLMKSKQHWLLTTEASSERPSLWLSYRRLALPVTLGAVLWGIGTMAYQIIFGHMGTTELAVFSMLGPFESLCYAIFFGLSVACSVLIGQSLGRNEFERAQAMAAYFIKVVFIVGLSVGAFMLLNREWILAGLNLNTEELRPLAAPAVIVLCCGIWIRMLNMTIINGIIRAGGDNVFCLRMDFIAMWMTGIPLCAFAAFIAGMEFKVVYSLMLAEEVVKLALCYRRYTQKFWIKNLTVVTTC from the coding sequence ATGAACGCACTTCACTCAGAGACAAATAATCCAAAAACCTTACCAGAAGGTCTATTGAAAACCATTACCAAGCTGGGTTTCCCCGTTGCCATTCAAAGTGCATTGGTGGCTATCTTGGCTTTAGCCGATGTGCTTATGGTAAGCGACTTTGGTAAAGAAGCAACTGCCGCTGTGGGAATTGCCTCAAAATGGCACTTTATCGCCATCATGATTATGGCGGGTTTAGCGTCAGCCAATGGCACGCTAGTGGCTCAGTATTGGGGCAAAGATGATGCACGAAGTGCAAAAGCGGTGTCTCTCATTGCGCTAAACTTTGGCTTAAAAGTCCTGATCCCGGTGACACTGCTGATCACATTAGGTTCGCAGTTCATTATGATGCTGCAAACCAATGACCAAACTGTTATTGGTCTTGGATCCGTGTATCTGTGGTATGCGTTCCCAGTGCTGTTGTTAACCCACATCGTGATTGTGATTGAATCAAGCATGCGCTCATCCGGCGACACCGTCACCCCACTTATCATCGGTTCATTGACTATTGTGGTTAACATTGCGTTGAACTATTGGTTGATTAAGGGTGGGTTTGGTGTACCCGCGATGGGCGTAGCAGGTGCAGCATTGGCGACCTCGATTTCACGTGCAATCCAAGTCTTTTTGATGCTGACTTTGATGAAATCAAAGCAACATTGGTTGTTAACAACCGAAGCCTCCTCGGAAAGACCTTCTTTATGGCTTTCCTATCGACGATTAGCCCTTCCTGTCACGTTAGGCGCAGTGTTGTGGGGCATTGGTACCATGGCCTACCAAATTATCTTTGGCCACATGGGAACGACTGAACTGGCCGTGTTTAGCATGTTAGGGCCGTTTGAATCTCTTTGCTATGCGATTTTCTTCGGATTGTCCGTTGCCTGCTCTGTGCTGATTGGCCAATCCTTAGGGCGAAATGAGTTCGAACGCGCTCAAGCCATGGCGGCGTACTTTATCAAAGTGGTGTTTATTGTTGGTTTATCCGTTGGTGCGTTCATGCTGTTAAATCGCGAATGGATTCTTGCTGGCCTCAATTTGAATACTGAGGAGTTACGCCCACTTGCTGCACCGGCTGTAATTGTCCTCTGCTGCGGCATTTGGATTCGTATGCTGAACATGACCATCATCAACGGCATCATCCGCGCGGGCGGCGACAACGTCTTCTGTTTGAGAATGGACTTTATCGCCATGTGGATGACAGGTATTCCCCTATGCGCTTTTGCTGCGTTCATCGCAGGCATGGAGTTTAAAGTGGTTTACTCACTGATGTTAGCGGAAGAAGTGGTCAAGCTGGCGCTTTGTTATCGTCGCTACACACAGAAATTCTGGATCAAGAACCTGACTGTGGTGACGACTTGCTAG
- a CDS encoding helix-turn-helix transcriptional regulator, producing MFEKSQNLCESVIDGYLPKQEWIDEVYLADRCKERFLTQTEIPEWQSAEIFMAGIAELRDGYYVERYGVGVHTLLFTLKGGGVLITKDRVWEIAPYSLTILPAHTPFRFEMNPRLGHWDMIWLLPKPTEKWQHIERMGQTVVSFHETELIWSLMCLLYGEIGGRPSYRRMLVSEAARMLLVIEPTISTSLSRVQTLFNEVESQLHLPWSVADMASRCFISEEQFNRLTKQLFGVSPRTRLIQLRMEKAADLLRYKEWTITMISHRLGYKDPYNFTHRFKKYFGISPTHFRKNQQ from the coding sequence ATGTTTGAAAAATCACAAAACCTGTGCGAATCCGTCATTGATGGCTATTTGCCCAAGCAAGAGTGGATTGATGAGGTTTATCTGGCCGATCGATGCAAAGAGCGCTTTCTGACACAGACCGAAATTCCTGAATGGCAAAGCGCCGAGATTTTTATGGCGGGTATCGCAGAGCTAAGAGATGGCTACTACGTTGAGCGTTATGGCGTTGGCGTGCATACCTTGCTTTTTACCTTGAAAGGGGGCGGCGTGCTGATCACCAAAGATCGAGTGTGGGAAATCGCCCCTTACAGCTTAACGATTCTGCCTGCCCATACACCGTTTCGTTTTGAAATGAACCCCCGTTTAGGCCATTGGGATATGATTTGGCTGCTACCTAAACCAACGGAAAAGTGGCAACACATAGAGCGTATGGGACAAACGGTGGTCAGTTTTCATGAAACGGAGTTAATCTGGTCGTTAATGTGTTTGTTGTACGGCGAGATAGGTGGAAGGCCGAGCTATCGCAGAATGTTGGTTAGTGAAGCTGCACGGATGTTGCTGGTCATTGAACCTACGATTTCAACCTCTCTCTCACGAGTGCAAACATTATTCAATGAGGTGGAGAGTCAGCTGCATTTGCCATGGAGCGTTGCGGATATGGCGTCACGCTGTTTTATCAGCGAGGAGCAGTTTAATCGCCTGACTAAGCAATTATTTGGTGTTTCTCCGCGCACGCGGCTTATACAACTGAGAATGGAAAAGGCAGCCGATCTCTTACGTTACAAAGAGTGGACGATAACCATGATTTCTCATCGTTTGGGATATAAAGACCCTTACAACTTCACCCACAGGTTTAAGAAATACTTTGGTATATCGCCAACTCACTTTCGTAAAAATCAGCAGTAA
- a CDS encoding MFS transporter, with amino-acid sequence MNQHSDKSFGIAIPIIALTLYSIASGYLMSLIPLVTSEYQLPVSLASWLASAFYAGLLLGSVFFEPLVQRIGHKFAFVSCLVIFIATIVVLPFFASSPVWLAARFIAGIAVAGIFVVVESWLLDGDERSRAKRLSFYMISLYGGTAFGQIGITFLGTQGLLPFATVCVTLSLAVITLICFRTTQPNSAESESLSFKQIINLNHAAVIGCIVSGLTLGAIYGLMPLELANRHISHSEIGSLMALVILGGMVVQPTVTLLSKWTGKTLLMAFYCLVGVFAIGMTLLTNSTIVLAVSLFILGMAVFALYPVAITLGCQQLDNKFIVSATQVMLFSYSVGSVVGPALAGRFMTQPHGLLGYLFAILVPTTIYMLFAALKTRKVVSLGE; translated from the coding sequence GTGAACCAACACAGTGACAAATCATTCGGTATTGCTATACCAATCATTGCTTTAACGCTCTACTCTATTGCGTCTGGGTATTTGATGAGTTTGATCCCACTGGTCACGAGTGAATATCAGCTTCCTGTTTCATTAGCCAGTTGGCTCGCTAGTGCGTTTTACGCTGGCCTATTATTAGGTTCTGTGTTTTTTGAGCCTTTGGTTCAACGCATCGGCCACAAGTTTGCCTTTGTGAGCTGCCTAGTTATCTTTATTGCCACGATCGTTGTTTTGCCTTTCTTTGCTTCTAGCCCTGTTTGGCTGGCGGCCCGCTTTATCGCAGGCATTGCCGTAGCGGGTATCTTCGTTGTCGTGGAATCATGGCTGCTCGATGGTGACGAGCGCTCGCGTGCCAAACGCTTGAGCTTTTATATGATCTCTCTCTACGGTGGTACGGCGTTTGGGCAAATCGGTATCACCTTCCTTGGTACCCAAGGTTTACTGCCTTTTGCTACTGTTTGCGTGACATTGTCACTGGCCGTCATTACGTTGATCTGTTTTAGAACCACTCAACCAAATAGCGCCGAGTCGGAAAGCCTGTCGTTTAAACAGATCATCAACCTTAACCATGCTGCGGTGATTGGTTGTATTGTTTCCGGCCTCACTTTGGGCGCTATTTACGGTTTGATGCCGCTAGAGCTGGCAAATCGTCATATCTCTCATAGCGAGATCGGCAGCCTAATGGCGCTGGTTATCCTCGGGGGAATGGTGGTTCAACCTACGGTGACATTACTCAGCAAGTGGACGGGTAAAACGCTGCTGATGGCGTTTTATTGCTTAGTGGGTGTCTTTGCCATCGGTATGACTTTGCTTACCAACTCAACGATTGTCCTCGCGGTGTCACTGTTTATTTTGGGCATGGCGGTGTTTGCTTTGTATCCTGTTGCGATTACGCTTGGCTGCCAACAGTTGGACAACAAGTTCATTGTTTCCGCCACTCAAGTGATGCTGTTCAGTTACAGCGTTGGTTCAGTGGTTGGCCCTGCTCTGGCGGGTAGATTCATGACTCAGCCTCATGGCTTGCTTGGCTACCTTTTTGCCATTCTAGTGCCCACAACGATCTACATGCTGTTTGCCGCACTGAAAACACGCAAAGTGGTGTCTCTCGGCGAATAA
- the trxC gene encoding thioredoxin TrxC codes for MSTFHSRCPSCGGMNRLPVERVSDNPNCGKCKADLLDGAPIEGTNDNFTHLLQSDQPVVVDFWAPWCNPCVGFAPVFQDVAAERKGKVRFIKINTEIEPQLAAQFQIRSIPTVMVFKNGQRVDVINGALPKSQFDQWLNQALIK; via the coding sequence ATGTCCACCTTTCATTCACGTTGCCCATCATGTGGTGGTATGAACCGTTTACCCGTCGAGCGTGTATCAGATAACCCGAACTGTGGTAAATGCAAAGCCGATCTCCTCGACGGCGCGCCTATCGAAGGGACCAACGACAATTTCACCCATTTGCTTCAAAGCGATCAACCTGTCGTGGTCGATTTCTGGGCACCTTGGTGCAATCCTTGTGTGGGTTTCGCTCCTGTTTTCCAAGATGTCGCTGCAGAGCGCAAAGGCAAAGTCCGTTTCATTAAGATCAACACCGAAATCGAACCACAACTCGCAGCACAATTCCAAATTCGCAGCATTCCAACCGTGATGGTTTTTAAAAACGGTCAACGTGTGGATGTGATTAACGGTGCCCTCCCTAAAAGCCAGTTCGACCAATGGCTAAATCAAGCGTTAATTAAGTAA
- a CDS encoding ketoacyl-ACP synthase III has product MTNYYAEITGWGKCLPPAVLSNDDLSTFLDTSDEWIRTRTGIENRRISHVNTSDLATVAAKQALARAGITAQDIDLIIVATCSPDSLIPNIASMVQKNLEIEAAAAFDLNAACTGFVYGLETGTRLIQSGAYRHALIIGAERLSFYIDWAMRDTAVLFGDGAGAVVLSRTEEAVGLQNAKIGCDAQGRDILSVPKFGTSMDRFAADNGYWDFNFVGKEIFKRAVKGMGSAAAHVLAHAGMSKDDINVVIPHQANIRIIQTLCDLSGIDQSKAFVNIQKYGNTSAATVPIALCEAVEQGYIKAGDNILLAAFGAGLTWGAGLVKWGQRVEAISESDAVLPECDKSALELLKNAIELCNARRDK; this is encoded by the coding sequence ATGACAAATTATTACGCGGAAATTACCGGTTGGGGGAAATGTTTGCCACCAGCTGTCTTGTCAAATGACGATCTGAGTACCTTCCTTGATACGTCGGACGAGTGGATCCGAACTCGTACTGGTATTGAAAATCGCCGTATCAGTCATGTAAATACTTCTGACTTAGCCACCGTAGCAGCAAAACAGGCGTTAGCGCGTGCAGGCATTACGGCTCAAGATATCGATTTAATTATTGTTGCGACTTGCTCGCCAGATTCTCTGATCCCTAACATTGCATCAATGGTGCAAAAGAACCTTGAAATTGAAGCGGCCGCGGCGTTTGATCTTAACGCGGCATGTACAGGCTTCGTGTACGGTTTGGAAACAGGCACGCGTTTAATCCAATCTGGCGCATACCGTCATGCATTGATTATTGGTGCAGAAAGACTGTCGTTTTACATTGACTGGGCAATGCGCGATACCGCGGTATTGTTTGGCGATGGTGCTGGTGCCGTGGTGCTGTCTCGCACTGAAGAAGCGGTTGGCTTGCAAAACGCCAAAATTGGTTGTGATGCACAAGGCCGTGACATTCTTTCTGTGCCTAAGTTTGGTACTTCTATGGATCGTTTTGCTGCAGACAACGGTTACTGGGATTTCAACTTTGTCGGTAAGGAAATCTTCAAACGTGCGGTAAAAGGCATGGGAAGCGCAGCGGCTCATGTTCTTGCACACGCAGGGATGAGCAAAGATGACATTAATGTGGTGATCCCACACCAAGCGAACATCCGTATTATTCAAACCTTGTGTGACCTTTCTGGTATTGATCAAAGCAAAGCGTTTGTGAACATTCAGAAATATGGCAACACCTCTGCGGCCACTGTGCCTATCGCATTGTGTGAAGCGGTAGAACAAGGTTACATCAAAGCGGGTGACAACATTTTGTTAGCAGCATTTGGTGCGGGTTTGACGTGGGGTGCTGGCTTAGTGAAATGGGGCCAACGCGTCGAGGCAATCAGTGAAAGTGATGCTGTCTTGCCTGAGTGCGACAAGAGTGCACTAGAGCTATTGAAAAACGCGATTGAGCTATGTAACGCTCGCAGAGATAAGTAA
- a CDS encoding DUF1501 domain-containing protein: protein MKLSRRHFLHASATLSFAGTFGFSLPAHAGSDFKALVCIYLAGGNDAINTVLAKDNEHYLQYKNVRGNLALSQSQIIPLSLKAQDNQGKPVTLGLHPAMSKLASVFNQGDANVVLNSGILCQPTTKQQILDGTAMLPEQLFSHNSQSDEWMRGAANSGINLGWAGRLLDALSCQSSVTPLYSVHGDSLWLRASEYQQVVLRKDRAVELNGLADSGLSDLYDEMLAFESESPFQRQFRRMVNHSRAVSHTLSQTLDSVPDNPMFTSSDLGKQLNTVFKLISQHQALGQSRQIYFVKQTGYDVHDTQLTQHPALLEDLSDNMYALHQALGEHQMSDSVTTFTMSDFGRRMASNGNGTDHGWGGHQIIMGKGVLSENAIGHWPTLKIDGEDDYSKGRLIPRIAADQVHGTLAKWMGVHDEQLMRYVLPNLANFPDGDLGFL from the coding sequence ATGAAACTTTCACGCAGACATTTTTTACACGCTTCAGCAACGCTTAGTTTTGCTGGCACTTTTGGCTTTTCACTCCCGGCTCATGCTGGGTCGGATTTCAAAGCATTGGTTTGTATCTACCTTGCTGGTGGCAATGATGCGATTAATACCGTATTAGCGAAAGACAACGAGCACTACCTGCAATATAAAAATGTTCGTGGCAACCTTGCGCTAAGCCAATCACAGATCATTCCTCTGTCGCTCAAAGCGCAAGACAACCAAGGCAAACCCGTCACATTGGGATTGCATCCTGCGATGAGTAAGCTTGCTAGCGTGTTTAACCAAGGTGACGCCAATGTGGTGCTTAATTCCGGGATCTTGTGTCAACCCACAACAAAGCAGCAAATTCTCGATGGCACCGCCATGCTGCCAGAGCAACTGTTTTCCCACAATTCGCAATCTGATGAGTGGATGCGAGGTGCCGCCAACTCAGGCATAAACCTGGGTTGGGCAGGCCGATTATTGGACGCGCTGTCTTGCCAAAGCAGTGTGACACCGCTCTACAGTGTACACGGGGACTCGTTGTGGCTACGCGCCTCTGAATATCAGCAAGTGGTGCTTCGTAAAGATCGTGCTGTAGAGTTAAATGGCCTCGCCGATTCTGGGCTTAGCGATCTTTATGACGAGATGCTGGCTTTTGAGAGTGAGTCACCGTTCCAACGTCAGTTCCGCCGTATGGTCAATCACTCACGAGCGGTGAGCCATACTTTAAGCCAAACGCTCGACTCAGTGCCCGATAACCCGATGTTTACTTCGTCTGATCTCGGTAAGCAGCTCAATACTGTGTTTAAGCTTATCAGCCAACATCAAGCATTAGGACAAAGTCGCCAAATCTACTTTGTAAAACAAACTGGCTACGATGTGCACGACACTCAGTTGACTCAGCACCCAGCTCTATTGGAAGACCTTAGCGACAATATGTACGCTCTGCACCAGGCATTGGGGGAACATCAAATGAGTGACAGCGTCACCACATTTACTATGTCAGATTTTGGGCGTCGCATGGCGAGCAATGGTAACGGAACCGATCATGGTTGGGGAGGACACCAAATCATTATGGGGAAAGGTGTACTCAGTGAAAATGCCATTGGCCACTGGCCAACGTTGAAAATTGATGGCGAGGATGATTATTCGAAAGGTCGCTTAATTCCGCGCATCGCTGCCGATCAGGTGCATGGGACGTTGGCAAAATGGATGGGGGTTCACGATGAGCAACTGATGCGTTATGTCCTTCCTAATCTCGCTAATTTTCCAGACGGTGATCTCGGTTTTTTATAA
- a CDS encoding DUF1800 domain-containing protein, which yields MVRESIMRQRQNINIRNALLLGILFLISIPVVIAGENNNLTKQQQYQFLYQTTFGPTPQTQQQLDSLGITAWLEYQFSLPFTSHQTLYLTPFPKGEQANRENAWYQISIQAEDQLRQRMAFALSQIVVVSRYGGQFGSRAQALSQYYDQLGEHAFGNYRELLKEIAISPVMGSYLSMMGSKKENASTGALPDENFARELMQLFTLGLHQINMDGSFKTTNSKRLATYHQHDIQELARSLTGWSRSDYSYLLPMKANARTHDSGEKLFLGHTIPSGMQPEAELDLVLDIIFQHPNVAPFISRLLIQRFTTSNPSPEYIERVANVFANNGAGVRGDLKAVLSAILTDPQAQAGASKIKEPILVLTQFHRAFELTPTSDRLINAVTFLNVANQGGLRAPSVFNFYSPDFAPQGEFEQNGLVAPEFELLDWNVYTQVVNYMYYAIKSNNDPTMNMNLAPYYERLDQHQALVDLINERLFGDAMSDALESLLLNTLNDYPESYVAKTKLSQILFLALSSEEFFIQK from the coding sequence ATGGTAAGAGAGTCAATTATGAGACAACGTCAGAACATTAATATTAGAAATGCTCTGCTGTTAGGTATTTTATTTTTAATTTCTATACCTGTCGTAATAGCCGGTGAGAACAATAATCTTACCAAGCAACAACAATATCAATTTTTATATCAAACCACCTTTGGACCAACACCACAAACTCAGCAACAGCTAGATTCTTTGGGCATTACAGCATGGCTTGAATATCAATTTTCACTGCCATTTACCTCACATCAAACCCTGTACTTAACGCCATTCCCGAAAGGAGAACAGGCCAATCGTGAAAACGCTTGGTATCAAATTTCGATACAAGCGGAAGATCAATTACGTCAACGCATGGCTTTTGCTTTAAGCCAAATTGTTGTGGTATCCCGTTATGGCGGGCAATTTGGTTCAAGAGCTCAAGCACTTAGCCAGTATTATGACCAACTGGGTGAGCATGCATTTGGTAATTATCGAGAGTTATTAAAAGAGATCGCCATTAGTCCAGTCATGGGTAGCTATCTATCAATGATGGGCAGTAAAAAAGAAAATGCCTCTACCGGTGCTCTGCCCGACGAAAATTTCGCTCGTGAACTCATGCAATTGTTCACTCTTGGCTTGCATCAGATCAATATGGACGGTTCATTCAAAACCACCAACAGTAAGCGACTCGCCACCTATCATCAGCACGATATTCAGGAGTTGGCGCGCTCGCTAACTGGCTGGTCGAGATCGGACTACAGTTACCTGCTGCCAATGAAGGCCAATGCACGTACGCACGATAGTGGTGAAAAGTTGTTTTTAGGTCACACCATTCCTTCAGGCATGCAACCAGAAGCTGAACTTGATTTAGTGCTGGATATTATCTTTCAGCACCCTAACGTAGCTCCCTTTATATCGAGACTTTTGATTCAGCGGTTTACCACTTCAAACCCGAGTCCCGAGTACATCGAGCGCGTTGCCAATGTGTTTGCCAATAATGGTGCTGGGGTTCGTGGGGATCTCAAAGCGGTGCTTTCCGCCATCCTGACCGATCCGCAAGCCCAAGCCGGTGCGAGCAAAATCAAAGAGCCGATTTTAGTGTTAACACAATTTCACCGTGCCTTTGAGCTCACCCCCACCAGCGACAGGCTTATTAATGCGGTAACCTTTTTGAATGTAGCCAATCAAGGTGGCTTACGTGCGCCTTCCGTATTTAACTTTTATTCGCCAGACTTCGCACCTCAAGGAGAGTTTGAGCAAAATGGTTTAGTCGCGCCAGAGTTTGAGCTTCTAGATTGGAACGTCTACACCCAAGTCGTGAACTACATGTACTACGCCATTAAGAGTAACAACGATCCAACCATGAACATGAACCTAGCTCCTTATTACGAGCGTTTGGATCAGCATCAAGCTTTAGTCGATCTTATTAATGAGCGTTTATTTGGTGATGCAATGTCAGATGCCCTAGAAAGCCTATTGCTGAACACGCTAAATGACTATCCAGAAAGCTATGTCGCCAAGACCAAACTTTCACAGATTCTATTCCTCGCCCTATCGAGCGAAGAATTCTTTATCCAAAAGTGA
- a CDS encoding FAD-dependent oxidoreductase, giving the protein MTKIVIVGGVAGGASAAARARRLSEDAQIIMFERGPFVSFANCGLPYHIGGDIKERSKLLLQTPESFLARFNVDVRVMNEITAINRHEKTVTVKNLIDGSEYAESYDFLLLSPGAGPVVPPIPGIDNPLTHSLRNIPDMDRIIQTIQTNNVEHATVVGGGFIGLEMMEAFHQLGIKTTLLELADQVMTPVDREMAGFAHAEIRAKGIDLRLGTALTSVEYIANDHVASENAGEDIQHQHISGHLALSLSTGDTLNTDVLIMAIGVRPETKLAQQAGLQIGELGGIYTNDMMQTSDPSIYAVGDAVEEKDFVTGKQTLVPLAGPANRQGRMAADNMLGRSERYQGTQGTAICKIFDLAVASTGKNEKQLKRDGVEYEKVYVHTASHASYYPGAEIVSFKMLFDPKTGKIFGAQAVGKDGVDKRIDVMAVAQRAGMTVEQLQHLELTYAPPYGSAKDVINQAAFVANNLIKGDAKAIHFDEIEHLNDDQLLLDVRNPSELQAGGYLPGAMNIPVDQLRQRMDELPKDKEIIIYCQVGLRGNVAYRQLVNNGYKARNLLGGYRTYMFAKC; this is encoded by the coding sequence ATGACTAAAATCGTGATCGTTGGTGGCGTCGCAGGTGGTGCTTCAGCAGCAGCTAGAGCACGTCGTTTGAGTGAAGATGCACAGATAATCATGTTTGAACGTGGTCCTTTTGTCTCTTTTGCGAATTGCGGCTTGCCTTACCACATTGGTGGCGATATCAAAGAACGCAGCAAGCTACTTCTGCAAACACCAGAGAGCTTTCTCGCACGATTTAATGTTGACGTACGTGTCATGAACGAGATTACTGCGATCAATCGTCACGAAAAAACGGTCACCGTCAAAAACTTAATCGATGGTAGCGAATACGCTGAAAGTTATGATTTCCTATTATTGAGCCCCGGAGCAGGGCCTGTTGTGCCACCGATTCCTGGTATCGATAACCCTCTTACCCATTCTTTGCGTAACATCCCAGATATGGATCGCATCATTCAAACGATTCAAACCAATAACGTCGAGCATGCCACTGTGGTTGGGGGTGGATTTATCGGCTTAGAAATGATGGAGGCCTTCCATCAATTAGGCATTAAGACCACGTTACTCGAATTGGCAGATCAAGTGATGACACCGGTTGATCGCGAGATGGCCGGTTTTGCGCATGCTGAAATTCGCGCCAAAGGCATCGATTTACGTTTAGGTACTGCTTTAACCAGCGTTGAATACATCGCCAATGATCATGTTGCGAGCGAAAATGCGGGTGAAGATATCCAACATCAGCATATTTCTGGCCATTTAGCGCTGAGCCTGAGTACAGGGGATACGTTAAACACTGATGTTCTGATTATGGCAATTGGTGTCCGTCCAGAAACCAAACTGGCTCAGCAAGCAGGCCTACAAATTGGTGAGCTCGGCGGCATCTACACCAACGACATGATGCAAACCAGTGATCCTTCGATCTATGCCGTTGGCGATGCAGTAGAAGAAAAAGACTTTGTGACAGGAAAACAAACACTTGTTCCCCTAGCTGGCCCGGCAAACCGTCAAGGTCGAATGGCAGCTGACAACATGCTTGGCCGCAGTGAGCGCTACCAAGGTACTCAAGGCACCGCGATTTGTAAGATCTTCGATTTGGCCGTTGCGTCCACAGGTAAAAACGAAAAACAACTCAAACGAGATGGTGTCGAGTACGAAAAAGTCTACGTCCATACCGCAAGCCATGCGAGTTACTATCCAGGCGCTGAAATCGTGTCATTTAAAATGTTGTTTGATCCGAAAACTGGCAAAATTTTTGGTGCGCAAGCCGTCGGAAAAGACGGTGTCGACAAACGTATCGATGTCATGGCCGTCGCTCAACGTGCGGGTATGACGGTTGAGCAACTTCAACATCTTGAACTGACCTATGCGCCTCCTTACGGCAGTGCAAAAGATGTCATCAACCAAGCGGCATTTGTCGCCAACAACTTAATCAAAGGCGACGCAAAAGCGATTCATTTTGATGAGATTGAACACCTGAACGACGACCAACTACTGCTCGATGTGCGCAATCCTAGTGAGCTGCAAGCAGGCGGTTATTTGCCTGGCGCAATGAATATTCCGGTGGACCAACTTCGCCAACGAATGGATGAATTACCAAAAGACAAAGAGATCATCATCTACTGCCAAGTTGGCTTGCGCGGTAACGTCGCCTATCGACAACTGGTGAATAACGGCTATAAAGCCCGCAATTTACTGGGTGGTTATCGAACTTATATGTTCGCTAAATGTTAA
- a CDS encoding YgaP family membrane protein: protein MTIENGVRILAGSMVLLSLVLTQYVHENFVWLTVFVGLNLIQSAFTGFCPAVFFLKKLGLK, encoded by the coding sequence ATGACGATTGAAAACGGAGTTCGCATTTTGGCCGGTAGCATGGTGTTGCTATCTCTAGTTCTTACCCAATACGTTCACGAAAATTTTGTTTGGTTGACCGTATTTGTAGGCCTGAATTTGATTCAAAGTGCCTTTACGGGCTTTTGCCCAGCCGTCTTTTTCCTTAAAAAGCTCGGCCTTAAGTAA
- a CDS encoding ArsR/SmtB family transcription factor, with translation MSNDKVIDLEQMRESAESVSELLKIVAHPERLMVLCQLTKGEIGVGELQQSSTLSQSAFSQHLTVLRKHGLVKARKASQQVFYSLADPRIEKLIGSLQFIFCS, from the coding sequence ATGAGCAATGACAAAGTAATTGATTTAGAGCAGATGAGAGAGAGCGCGGAAAGCGTTTCTGAGCTGTTAAAAATAGTCGCGCATCCTGAGCGATTGATGGTGTTGTGCCAGCTAACAAAAGGTGAAATCGGTGTTGGTGAGCTTCAACAAAGCTCAACCTTGAGCCAATCCGCGTTTTCACAGCATCTCACCGTCTTACGGAAACATGGTTTAGTTAAAGCGCGCAAAGCGTCTCAGCAAGTTTTTTATTCTTTAGCTGATCCCCGAATTGAAAAGCTGATCGGCAGTTTACAGTTTATTTTTTGTTCCTAA